One genomic segment of Primulina tabacum isolate GXHZ01 chromosome 9, ASM2559414v2, whole genome shotgun sequence includes these proteins:
- the LOC142555747 gene encoding protein SWOLLEN 1-like isoform X2 — MDYDDNDCGSQNFHLAGEENSKISSVLQPFSLPKFDFDDNLHGHLRFDSLGENEVFLGIPSQEDNHWIEDFSRGSSGIEFSSNATESCALPRHDNVWYEATSSESVEMLLKAVGQEEVAPGETMVEGSDPQLGSSTKQVEVNLKNDQMDYVLEGEGCSLKVTSENLHTDLKSYMENQGDSSGLPNESPSKHEQENLSGPGMGVDNNESSFQMITESIVETGDVDKLWNPNFVNAISVSNDISVGVEVQKEEHSMSYELVGGNDSEDVSLDMPCDLENPAKLESADHAVDVCVTTIGGTTGISGKVESMSTFEGFDDASFVAAGDSDCGPAVFSSGTKIKQPPEGCDMLTEKPSSPLQEKEFVAGIGIEESERDCLGDSADSSFNGVGCMEKTAIEDITNVREVAATQEENLEHGDHLPPAMLPGSIETRRENDLSVQSDVDECKLDASKCEDDNKLSLDLMILVCDDNEKEGRLAEVNLKAASSQFNNSNGDNPGMFACDLADCDERGTPSYDIQKRDQNKAIKFEANKEPVISGTDVIFGGADEFAPVVGSEKSTLFDSTPVEEAKTVDQSAVLFEASSDASCDKTSKDLNENMEHSAPGSTVQDDVAEAAPSEKAKDAEGKNNVENSPIVSATINAVDTDESNQLSLPDISCTELSQGKVSKRVSLKNSDSKNLGNVLSSSVDAKVKTLFKEEGISTSDVRHLESRTMSTGDSSTGLQSVPSIQASKLPVTGSVSLSTSGGTDPAILKGISHETSLMSDGLPPSGGFKGSTERKSRRGSGKSVKESAKTGNQVKEKSPLWQNERGGKSCGPLSPLLAGQLLTLESVVKPRATVSITGSSLPDLNTSAPLSSFFQQPFTDLQQVQLRAQIFVYGSLIQGVAPDEACMISAFGVSDGGRSIWESSWRAVVEKLNSQKSQGFNFETPARSSSGVKAPDQVNRQTFAGSEVLPSPAGRASNKFISSQAINPLIPLSSSLWNASVSSCEAVPSSSTARCAGFEYQAVSPLHPYHNPPIRNLVSHTTSRQAQASFPVPWATSSQSSPFDISSNYTVFPILEPVKSAAAVKGSSSVSSGISHVTPIPAIHTGSTALFPEASSLDLKKVALSTTQTSANTKSRKRKKSSGVVDVLQASVTATAADSFSIPVIDNRLSIKASALEDISRIPISDSMPMPVASCLYSTSVAFTTPSSSVPKGKSIQFISAAWPSISSDHQKSGDSIMDKRALVLEEFSKVEEAKLHAEEAAIHAATAMGHCQGLWSQLEQQKNSGLKTEAEAKLASVAVAVAAAASVARAAAAAAKVASNAAMQAKQIADESVTKYGTLSAPECDTSVNNLANAIPVSIMKGGDYNNISSFVISAAKEAAKKRVEAASAATRHAENLDAIVKAAEMAAEAVSHAGKVVAMGDPFTLSQLVEAGPDGYWKLPQVASMPGSKSNDASNDKSDNSNVPEMHSKDMHVSSHITLPAQMELSRNIVDAGVTVEEGFVSSIKHGEKNSKAHKDERVTESDKASGIAAEPFVKSRLKSFTPITYDSTAIIKEGSIVEVLKDRGDLKKAWFSANILSLKDHDAFVCFTELQSDQGSEQLQEWVSLEAKDGNPPMVRIPHPMTAVQFEGTRKRRRAAVKDYTWSVGDKVDAWVEDCWREGIISEKNKKDTTTWSVHFPAQGETLDVKVWHLRPTVIWVDDQWIEWCRSGQDRTSQGDTPIEKRPKLGSSDMETKGKGELSKAINFAEVDKAEHRLPLSAEETAFNVGSTRVGKKPDMGRTLRYGLQKEGSRVLIGVPKPGKKRKFIEVSKHYVSDWSTKTVPDDSVKLAKFLTSQGPGSRGSKNNSKIDLKEKLVTEPKSKAPKSGKPPTIPTRILPRKDGLNSSHSNASDAALSNDDNEPVDKSLTEFESFSNVPESAMIFSSRSRSENRKKTSALNTMSERLKEGKLAPSSGKSEKNEADENFVSSVSEPRRSIRRIQPTSRLLEGLQSSLTISKLPTSSHDKSHRSHTKNTSKGYSGRN, encoded by the exons ATGGACTATGATGACAATGACTGTGGAAGCCAGAATTTTCACTTAGCTGGTGAAGAGAACTCTAAAATTTCCTCAGTTTTACAACCATTTTCTCTTCCCAAGTTCGATTTTGATGACAATCTTCACGGGCATTTAAGATTCGATAGTTTAGGTGAGAACGAAGTTTTTCTTGGTATTCCAAGTCAGGAAGACAATCATTGGATAGAGGATTTTTCTCGGGGAAGCAGTGGAATAGAGTTCAGTTCCAACGCAACAGAATCTTGTGCTTTGCCAAGGCATGACAATGTGTGGTATGAGGCAACATCATCAGAATCCGTTGAAATGTTATTGAAGGCGGTCGGACAGGAAGAGGTGGCCCCAGGTGAAACTATGGTTGAGGGTTCAGACCCTCAGCTTGGTAGCTCAACGAAACAAGTGGAGGTTAACTTGAAGAATGACCAGATGGATTACGTGCTTGAAGGTGAAGGATGTAGTTTAAAAGTGACCAGTGAAAATTTGCATACAGACTTGAAGAGCTACATGGAAAATCAAGGTGATTCAAGTGGCTTGCCAAATGAATCTCCTAGCAAACATGAGCAGGAAAATTTATCTGGTCCGGGCATGGGAGTTGATAATAATGAGAGCTCTTTTCAGATGATCACCGAGAGCATTGTGGAGACAGGTGATGTGGATAAGCTCTGGAATCCCAATTTTGTTAATGCGATTAGTGTATCAAATGATATTTCTGTGGGAGTGGAGGTACAAAAGGAAGAGCACAGTATGAGTTATGAATTAGTGGGTGGGAATGATTCTGAAGACGTTAGTTTGGATATGCCTTGTGATCTTGAAAATCCTGCAAAGTTGGAATCTGCAGATCATGCAGTTGATGTTTGTGTTACTACCATAGGTGGAACTACCGGAATTTCTGGGAAGGTAGAGTCCATGTCTACATTTGAGGGTTTCGATGATGCTTCTTTTGTTGCTGCAGGTGATAGTGATTGTGGGCCTGCAGTATTCTCTTCAGGTACCAAGATTAAGCAGCCGCCTGAAGGTTGTGATATGTTAACTGAGAAGCCATCTTCTCCCCTTCAAGAAAAAGAGTTTGTTGCAGGAATTGGAATAGAAGAAAGTGAGAGAGATTGTCTTGGTGATTCTGCAGATTCGTCATTTAATGGTGTGGGCTGCATGGAGAAAACAGCGATTGAGGATATCACAAATGTGAGAGAGGTTGCTGCTACACAGGAAGAAAATTTAGAGCATGGGGATCATCTCCCTCCTGCCATGCTACCTGGGAGCATAGAGACACGCAGAGAAAATGATCTTTCTGTGCAGTCGGATGTTGATGAATGTAAACTGGATGCTTCTAAATGTGAGGACGACAACAAGTTGTCTCTtgatttgatgattttggtcTGTGATGATAATGAGAAAGAGGGAAGGTTAGCTGAAGTAAATTTGAAGGCAGCTTCATCCCAATTTAATAATTCTAATGGGGATAATCCAGGTATGTTTGCAT GTGATTTAGCTGACTGTGATGAGCGTGGCACACCTTCATATGATATACAGAAGAGGGATCAGAATAAAGCAATTAAATTTGAAGCAAATAAAGAACCGGTTATATCAGGGACGGATGTTATTTTTGGAGGGGCTGATGAGTTTGCCCCTGTTGTTGGATCTGAAAAGAGCACATTGTTTGATTCTACTCCAGTCGAAGAAGCTAAGACGGTCGATCAGTCTGCTGTCCTGTTTGAAGCTTCCAGTGATGCCTCTTGTGACAAAACTAGTAAGGACTTGAATGAAAATATGGAACATTCTGCCCCTGGCTCGACTGTGCAAGATGATGTAGCTGAAGCTGCACCTTCTGAAAAGGCAAAAGATGCAGAAGGaaaaaacaatgtagaaaattCTCCAATAGTTTCAG CTACCATCAATGCTGTTGATACTGATGAATCGAACCAGCTTTCTTTGCCCGACATTAGTTGTACTGAGCTTTCGCAAGGTAAAGTAAGCAAGCGTGTGAGTCTTAAAAACAGTGACTCTAAAAATTTAGGCAATGTTTTATCGTCATCTGTGGATGCAAAAGTGAAAACTCTTTTCAAAGAAGAGGGGATAAGTACTTCAGATGTCAGACATTTAGAAAGTCGAACTATGTCTACAGGAGATTCCAGCACCGGTTTGCAATCAGTTCCCAGTATTCAAGCAAGCAAATTACCCGTG ACTGGGAGTGTATCCTTATCGACGTCTGGTGGCACAGATCCTGCGATATTGAAGGGAATTTCTCATGAAACTTCTTTAATGTCTGATGGGTTGCCACCATCTGGAGGGTTTAAAGGTTCCACTGAGCGGAAATCAAGACGTGGAAGCGGTAAATCTGTTAAGGAAAGTGCAAAAACGGGTAATCAGGTGAAGGAAAAATCACCTTTGTGGCAAAATGAAAGGGGGGGTAAATCTTGTGGTCCGTTGAGTCCGCTGTTGGCTGGCCAACTCTTGACACTCGAAAGCGTTGTCAAGCCAAGGGCCACTGTTTCTATTACTGGATCCAGTTTGCCGGATCTAAATACTTCTGCTCCACTATCATCTTTCTTTCAACAGCCTTTTACAGATTTACAGCAAGTTCAACTGCGAGCACAGATCTTTGTTTATGGATCTCTTAT ACAAGGAGTAGCACCAGACGAAGCCTGTATGATTTCAGCCTTTGGTGTGTCTG ATGGCGGCAGGAGCATTTGGGAGTCTTCCTGGCGAGCTGTTGTAGAAAAGCTTAATAGTCAGAAATCCCAGGGATTTAATTTTGAAACACCTGCACGATCAAGCTCAG GCGTTAAAGCTCCAGATCAAGTGAATAGACAGACTTTTGCTGGTAGTGAAGTTCTTCCATCGCCTGCTGGTAGAGCAAGCAACAAATTCATCTCTTCTCAGGCTATTAATCCATTGATCcctctctcttcatccctgtgGAATGCATCTGTCTCATCTTGTGAGGCTGTGCCATCCAGCAGCACAGCCAGATGTGCTGGTTTTGAGTATCAGGCTGTTTCTCCCTTGCATCCTTATCATAACCCACCAATACGGAATTTGGTGTCACATACAACCTCTAGGCAAGCACAAGCTTCCTTTCCAGTACCCTGGGCTACTTCTTCACAAAGTTCTCCGTTTGATATTAGTTCTAATTATACTGTGTTCCCGATTTTGGAACCTGTAAAGTCGGCAGCTGCAGTCAAAGGATCATCTTCGGTTTCCTCTGGTATAAGCCACGTGACTCCCATTCCTGCAATTCATACTGGGTCTACTGCTCTATTTCCTGAGGCTTCCTCTCTTGACTTAAAAAAGGTGGCCTTGTCCACCACCCAGACTTCCGCTAACACAAAATCTAGAAAGAGAAAAAAATCTTCTGGTGTTGTTGATGTTTTACAGGCTTCTGTGACTGCTACAGCCGCAGATTCTTTCTCTATTCCTGTAATAGATAACCGATTGTCAATAAAGGCTTCTGCACTGGAGGATATCAGTCGAATCCCAATTTCAGATTCAATGCCCATGCCTGTAGCTAGCTGTCTTTATTCTACATCAGTTGCTTTCACGACCCCTTCTAGCTCTGTGCCAAAAGGAAAATCCATTCAGTTTATCTCTGCTGCATGGCCCTCAATTTCAAGTGATCACCAGAAGAGTGGTGATTCGATCATGGATAAAAGGGCTCTGGTTCTCGAGGAATTTAGTAAGGTTGAGGAGGCTAAGTTACATGCTGAAGAGGCAGCTATCCATGCTGCTACTGCCATGGGGCATTGCCAAGGTTTGTGGAGTCAGTTGGAGCAGCAAAAGAATTCTGGCTTGAAGACAGAAGCCGAAGCTAAATTAGCATCAGTTGCTGTTGCTGTTGCTGCAGCTGCTTCTGTTGCTAGAGCCGCAGCTGCAGCTGCAAAGGTTGCATCAAATGCTGCTATGCAGGCAAAACAAATAGCTGACGAATCAGTAACCAAATACGGAACTCTCAGTGCACCTGAATGTGATACCTCTGTAAACAACTTGGCCAATGCAATTCCGGTATCGATTATGAAGGGTGGAGATTATAACAATATTTCCAGTTTTGTGATATCTGCTGCCAAAGAGGCTGCTAAAAAAAGGGTTGAGGCTGCTTCAGCTGCTacgaggcatgctgaaaatctTGATGCCATTGTAAAGGCAGCGGAAATGGCAGCAGAGGCCGTTTCACATGCTGGAAAAGTTGTTGCCATGGGCGATCCTTTCACTTTGAGTCAACTGGTGGAGGCTGGACCAGATGGTTATTGGAAACTTCCGCAGGTGGCATCCATGCCAGGTTCAAAATCAAATGACGCGAGTAATGACAAATCTGACAACAGCAATGTACCAGAGATGCATTCTAAAGATATGCACGTTTCTAGTCATATCACACTTCCTGCTCAAATGGAATTATCTAGAAATATTGTTGATGCTGGTGTCACAGTTGAAGAGGGTTTTGTATCTTCTATCAAGCACGGAGAGAAGAATTCAAAAGCTCACAAGGATGAACGGGTGACTGAGTCAGATAAAGCCAGTGGCATTGCTGCCGAACCATTTGTTAAATCGAGATTAAAATCGTTCACTCCTATTACATACGATAGTACAGCAATCATAAAAGAAGGTTCCATTGTTGAG GTTCTTAAGGATCGTGGTGATTTAAAGAAAGCATGGTTCTCAGCTAATATATTAAGTTTGAAGGATCATGATGCCTTTGTTTGCTTCACAGAACTCCAATCGGATCAAG GATCAGAGCAGCTGCAGGAATGGGTATCACTAGAAGCCAAAGATGGTAACCCTCCGATGGTACGAATTCCTCATCCTATGACTGCAGTGCAATTTGAAGGGACGAGGAAGAGACGTCGAGCTGCTGTGAAGGATTATACTTGGTCTGTGGGAGACAAAGTTGATGCTTGGGTGGAGGATTG TTGGCGTGAAGGGATTATTTCTGAGAAGAATAAAAAAGACACAACCACATGGAGTGTCCATTTCCCAG CTCAAGGGGAGACATTAGATGTTAAAGTATGGCATCTACGACCGACTGTAATTTGGGTTGATGACCAATGGATTGAATGGTGTAGATCAGGACAGGACAGAACTTCCCAG GGAGATACACCAATAGAGAAGCGACCAAAGTTGGGAAGCAGTGACATGGAGACAAAAGGGAAGGGTGAGCTGTCTAAAGCCATCAATTTTGCAGAAGTAGACAAAGCTGAACACAGATTGCCTTTGTCCGCTGAAGAAACAGCTTTTAATGTTGGCAGTACTAGGGTTGGTAAAAAACCTGACATGGGCAGGACTTTGAGGTATGGTTTACAGAAAGAAGGATCGAGAGTTTTAATTGGTGTTCCTAAGCCTGGAAAGAAGAGAAAATTCATTGAAGTAAGCAAACATTACGTTTCTGATTGGAGCACCAAGACTGTACCTGATGATTCGGTTAAGTTGGCTAAATTTTTGACGTCTCAAGGACCAGGATCCAGGGGatcaaaaaataattcaaagattGATTTGAAGGAGAAACTAGTAACAGAGCCTAAATCCAAAGCTCCCAAGTCTGGGAAACCTCCAACCATCCCAACTAGAATATTACCTCGGAAAGATGGCTTAAACTCTTCCCACTCCAATGCTAGTGATGCTGCGTTAAGCAATGATGATAATGAACCGGTTGACAAAAGCCTTACTGAATTTGAATCATTTTCCAATGTTCCTGAAAGCGCAATGATATTTTCTTCTCGATCTCGATCAGAAAATCGCAAGAAAACATCAGCATTGAATACAATGTCTGAGCGGCTCAAGGAAGGGAAACTCGCACCTTCCAGTGGGAAGTCGGAAAAGAATGAAGCAGATGAAAATTTTGTTTCCAGTGTTTCTGAACCCCGTCGATCAATTCGCCGAATTCAGCCAACATCAAGG CTGTTGGAAGGGCTGCAAAGTTCCCTAACGATCTCGAAGCTCCCAACCTCTTCACATGACAAAAGCCACAGGAGCCACACTAAAAACACATCTAAAG GGTATAGTGGCCGCAATTGA